The stretch of DNA GATGGTACAATGTGCGAGATGGTTCCGTAGCCTGTGTATCGAATAGTGTCATTTCAGCGAATTGTTCTTCCCAACACTCTCAATCAATCATCGAGTGTCTGATTTGCACAAGTCGGCGTACGAGTGTAAAATTTTTGATGCAAGCAATGTGTCACTACTATTCCGATTCACAACTCACCAGCAATGTCGTGGCAGTCCGACGGGCCTTGGTGTTCTACAAATTGAGGTACATAAATTGATGGTGCTTCCCTGCTTCCACCAATCAGCCACGAAAGTCAAAGACTTTCGATCCCGCGTGGCACAAGTACGTCTCATCACCTTACCAACCCAAAATTACTGTGATCCTAACATCTTCGCAGTTGGCTAGCGCGTGAGACTTTTAGCAATAAGAGCATCTCAAGGTTGAGAGTTCGAGCCTCTCCGCGGGAGCGTTATCTGTTCAATCAGATGCCTGATTTTTTTGTCCTTCTTTTGGTTTTATTTTGGCCGTTCGGGGGTAGGGAAAAAAAAACCGGGACAACCCGCAGGAACTCCAGAACGACGAACTTCGCAATACGCCGCTACAAAGGCTACGATTTCGCGACATATCAGATATAGCGCTATATTCCGCAGATGCGTAGTCCTGTCCGACGCTCTTAGTTGAGAATTGTACCGTTGTCGTCGCGTTGTGTGTTGAGAGATCGGTTTGCGACGCTTGGCGGGATGTCCCGTCATTTTTGTCACCCGGGTGGCTGGTCCACTTGTGCCTGCAATGCAAGTCCAACTTTTGTCTCCCTTTTGcatcttactaggcttttatGACTAGCTGAGAGAGCTTGTGGAGCATTGAGCCCGTAAAACCAACGGCCATTTCATTCCTTTTGCTGTTAGAAATACCCTTTCACACGCTATCAACAAATGAGAACCGCCCGGGCACGCACAGCACAGCTGGCAATCATAGAAATAATGGTACAAGAATCGAATTCGACCTCTCGCCGGTCCGCAACGACATGCAATCCCGCACAGTCGTTCTACTTCCCCTCATCCGCCTCTTTCAGCGGTGATCCATTGATAAGTGAATTCGGAATCCAATTATCATTCTCATCAGTGCTGCCATCAACTCTTCGCCACCAGAGTACACCCTCATTGCCATTGTCCCATTTCGACTCCATCCTCAGCAATTTGGTGCCCTTGGGAAAGCCCTCGCTCGATTTGGTTTCGTGAACAGAGTAGTTGCTGTGTTCCTCGATTCCAGTCCATTTGGGTACATTTGCCACCCAGATTGGGCCGTGGACCAAGGATCCGGATTTCTCAGTGGTTGAATCGTCGTGAGACACGCCCCATGGTCCTGCGTAGGATAGTGTGTGTTGTCCTACGAGAGCCCAGTCTTGGTTTGAGTCGGTTTCGTTGTAAGGAAAGGTAAGATTGGCGGGGCGGTATTGTGATTGAGCTGATGCGAATGATTTAGACGTGTCCATGTTTTTGTGGTTAGGATGCGCTTACTGGCGGCAATGTTGAGTGACATGAAGCCTGAAGGAGTGTATGTTAAGAGTCCAACAGGATCGTCGCCAAATGCGAGGTCGGGAACAGCAACGCCATTCAAAATGCTATGCTTGGGTCAGCTGCGATGCTTCGTTGCAGGTCTTATAGAATACTCACGCAGTGCTATTGATCAAGGCGTACGTGCCAGCCAGGGCTCGTACGATCGCTTGAACTTTGGAATCGGAAGACATTTTTTGTGAGAGATCCTGCTCAGAGTCGCACGAGGGCGTTGCTTGCTAAAGTATCATTGTCTCTTGGAACGTGTATGGAGAGCAGGAGGATCTGTATAGCAGCCTGATCAGTACAACTAGACTAGGTGTCGCACCGAGATTAGCAAAGGTAGTGATCTGCTTTGCTTGACGTCGCAGAGCAGGGGTGTCGCAGTCCTGACGCAAATACTTCGGGATGCGAATGCTGCCCATGGGGTACTCGTAGACGCGGTACGACAAGTCAGTAAGATGATTCGCGCTGGAGGTCAACAAACGGAAATTCATGAACGCTGTACTTGACCAAACTCGAGAAGAGCAAATAAGTGCGAAGCACAATGCACAAGGAAAATGAATGCCTTGAATTTGCTTTCGCGATCTCCCCGCAAAAGGGGAGAGATGTGCACCTACTACACGGCCAAGTGGGTTTGTTCCATGGTTCGGCCGCTAGGACGGAGCGTCGCTGTTACATCTTGCGCATTGGCATACAAAGCCCCAGGCGTCTTGCAATCTGTTTCGACGGGCAGTGACGTCGAGGTCCTTCTCGTCGCCGCCCAAATAGGTGATGCACAACTGCTCGCCGGGCAATATGTCGCGAGCTGTGTGGAAGCTCCATTCTCTACCGGCACGTTTCTTGTGGACATTCGCATCGCAGGAATGGTTGAAGTACGATGCGGAGGGGTATACGGCGTAGCCCATGTACTCCTCACTGTCTTCGCCGCCCGCGCGTATGCCGAAAGCATTGTGGTTGTCGGCACGCACAATGTTGAGGCAAAGCTGAGGCGTCAAGAGGTCAATAAGGTGGGTCGGCAAAATTGAGATGAGCTGAAGGAATGCCGTGCAGCTGTCCTCGAGATCCTGCTGCGTCTTGTATGGCGTGTCGTCCATGGCAAGCTCGAGAAACTCTTGTCGTTGACGCTCCGAATCTGCTCGACGCTCGAGGAGGAGGCCGCTCAGGAAGTAACTCAGGGTGTCGGCGTCCTTGGACTGTGCGAGCTGCCGCTGGATGGCGTTGAGCGTCTTTCGCTCCGTCTTCGACACGCCGGACTTGGCGCGGGCGCGACGCAGCAGgagagcagcttcttccgccTTCTGCCAGAGCAGTCGGATGGTATCCACGCTGGGCTTCGCGCCTTCCGCCATCGACTCATCGCTCCCGCCGTTGTTGCTGGACTTTGTCTTCACGAACGCCGTCAGAGTGCGCCATGCTTCGATCCCATCGATTTCCTGCTCCAGCATCCATTGCACACGGCACTCCGCCGAGCAGAAGACTTTGCCCAGCTCATTCTCGCGCTCGCGCAATGTCCGCCCGCGGTCCCACAGGAAGCATTGTGCGCATGTTTCTTTGCCGTATTTCTTGAAGATGACGTGCACCACCGGCGGTCCGCTGCGAAGGATCACAGTGTCTTTGGGAATCGGCTGACTGGCAACAACACCACGTCCAGCATTGTCGATGCGCTGGACGGTCCACAACTCCGAGACAGGAATCGTCATTCGCTTGTGCACTGATTGACTCAAGACCACCGCTCATCACCAGCAGGGGAGCCTGGAGGGAAAAAATGGAGAAGGCTTCTTGGCAAACACCGCACCGCACCGCACCCTGCCTTCCCTTCTCCCTTGCTTGGCATTGGTTACTACATACTCCGCGTTGGAGGTACAATATTGCCATTCGTGATGGCATATCTCACTCTAGGTCTACCAGGCCACAAGGATTCCATAACTAGTTTCTTCATTTGTCCGACAGCCAGCTGGACGAACGACAAGTTCCTCCTGACCACGCGCCGAGGCAGGACGCTGGAATGTAGAGCTACTCTCGCGCTGTGAAAGTCCGTGACAATTGTGATGTTGGAACCAGATGTATCGACACTAACGCTTGAGATGAATTGTGCTGTAGGAATATCTTCAAGGCAAGCGCAGCTGGTCGCAGTGCTCCCTAGGAGATTAATATGATCGGGTACTGTTCGATACCGAGCGAacggaagacgacgatagGAATGTGGTTCGGATGGCGACCGGGTTGACTGCACGCTATTGTGCTGTGTCAACGTATACTAACAATTACCCTCAGAAGATGATCACCACAGCTGACGCTCTCAACTTTTTGACACATTGTTTAGTCTCTGGACATCGAGCCAGCACAAATGGCCCGCTTCTCACATCGTATCTGCAACATTGCAGTTGCTTCTTTCATTCTGTACGCCACAGCAAGAGCTCAGAATGGGCCCAGGACAGTCACCGTCGTCCCAATGCCTATCCCTGAAGCGTCCTCTGAAACGAGCAGCGAGTCTACAACGGCCAGTGTTGCGCCAGCAGCTTCTGGCATTTCTTGCCCGACGGACGACGGACGCAACTACACTGGTTATGCTGGCTCCTATTACGTCGAATGTGACATGGAGATTGGTGGTCTTCTGCTAGACAATGATATGGCAAACAAACACAAACGTCAAGCTATGACGCCAGAGACATGCATGGCAGGCTGTCAAATGTACGGCGACTCTTGTGCAGGAGTCAATTATCGTCCTGGATACTGTGTCTATCTTGGCTCCGTCAACACATTGAGTCCATCCGAAGGCACGATTGCACTGCTCAAGgctgctcttctcgctgGTCCTCCGACTACATATCCGACCGCCTCTTCCCCAGCTACGACAACATCTTCGACTGTGGCGGTCTCGAGTGGGGTTGCTGAACAGTATTCATCGGCCACTGGTGATGTTGAGCTTCCGGGAGGTTACCCAGCCGGCCCATCTGTATCGAGCGCAGTGCCGACCGTTTCGACTGAGACCTCAACAACAACTAGTAGCATCGAAGTACCGAACAGCTACGCGACTGGAGTAGCCCCGCCTTCCACACCAATCTCCGCTGCAACGAGCACGCCAACGGGAACATCCGCAGGGCCGAACACTTCTTCCAGCGGATCTCTAGTCGCTTCGAGTCTCACATCTAATACAACGCCGCAATCGACATCAACGAGCACATCAACCAGTGCGAGCGGCTCGGCATCACCAAACACAAGCAGCTCAGGCCCGTCCACAGTCAATGTCTGCAGCAACATACGGACTCGTACGACTACAATCACCACTACCTCTACACTGACGACCTGTTTGCCTGAACAAACATGTCCTACGGCTCATTATAAGCTGTAGCGATCAGCAGGTTTTGGTGTCCGTTTATGCGTTTATGCACAGCTTAGAATGGTTAGGGGATTCGTTTTGTTAGAAAGTCGCACTTGTGCGCTTGTTGGGGATCACAGGGTTATGGCACGTAGAGTAATTGAATGCAAAGGGAGATGCTCGGCATGACTTTGCCTACCTGTTCACCGGCAACGAGTTGTGCATCTGCACTTAGAAATGCTAAGTGTTTTGAGTTGTGAGACTTGGTGCGCGTACTTCCGCTGTGACATTCACTCCTACCTCCCTTTGAGCTTGTTTCTATACTCATGCCACCAATCTCTACATGTCACATGCATGCTCATGTTATCAATCCACCATTCCCCAAACGAATCGTTCACGTCAGAGTCCACCTTTACAACTCTCTCTTCCCGTTTCAGCCCGCACAGGGCACAAGCATGCGGCGCCACGAAGCCACCTTCTGTCGCTTTCAAAGTCTTGACAGGCATCGTCTCCGCAATCTCTGGCACACTTGGTAATTTGTCTTTCCCGGTTTGCGGCGTCCCAGAAGCAGTCGTCACCGCAGTCCTTAGTTTTCCGACTTGCCCCTTCCACTTTTGCACCACATCGAGAACTTCTCGATCTTCCTTTCCAACTTCAGACTTATCGATACTAGTCAACTTCATGCCACCCTTGCCACCTGCGGCCGAGGGTCCGATGCGCATTGATTGTGCTAGGATTTGGTCTCGTTTCCATCGGAGTTTTCTGCCTGCGATGATGTGTGCTAGGACGATTGCGGACTTGAGATAGGATGTCAGGAATTGGTGCGTTGCGGGGTGAGAGAGGAGTTGGGCTCTTGAGGAGAGATCTAGTTTTGATAGAGGTGCGAAGAGGGCTTCTTGTGCTGATGAGAATATTGAGGTGAAAGCGGAGAGCAGGATGATTGGTGGCGGAACGTTAGTTGGGGGGACTTCATTCTGATCGGTCGATTTGAAGTCGCTGCTCGTTGATATTGTTGGACTCGGTGAAGGAGCAGGGCGCGTGCCACTGTGTGCTGGAACAAGTGCAGGTGCGGTGACCGGTTCAGTCGCATCGAAATCGTCCCatgcatcgtcgtcgcgtTTGGGAACAAGGCTTGATCCTTTTGGTCGTGTCATAGAATCGGCTTTTGCGTGCCCTAGGATATTGTTGGCACGTTCAGATCTTGGGCTCAGAATTTCTGGCACGGAAACCTCGTCGCCTAGCCCGAGGAGATCAATTTGTGGCATTCTCGGcgccatcgtcgccttcgGTGTCTTCTGGCCAGGTGGGCCGTTCTTCTTTTGCAATTTGCCGTGAGTGGTTTTCGCAATGGGTGTTGCAGAAGTGGTGTTGGGCCTAGATGTAGATGGCGCTGCCTCGAAGTCGCCgaaatcatcatcatctgtgTCATGCTCAGACACGTTATCGGCATCGAAAAGCACATTCGGGTCTCTAGTAGGCACATACCTGAAGCCGAGTAGAAAGTAAGCTTCTGTTCCAGAGTGATCTATGGCACTTCCCTATCGCCGCAAAGTTCAAGTCGATGTGCACATATTGCCGTCATTTGGCGAAAGATAACAGAGGAGAGAGACACGCACTCCACCGAGAGCTGAACTTACCCAGACTTTTTCTGTAGTTTGTTTGGTGCTTTGGGAGGATTTTTGGCGGGCGACTGCGGCTTTGAGAAGGGAAgaggcttcttctttgcctgtgcttcttgctctgcaaTCATCCGTTTTGAATATGCCATGGCTGCTTCGGGGTTCCTCGACAGGTCTTCAAGATCATCTGCTCCAGCATCAtactcatcatcgccgccagaGAACAAAAAGTCCATGTGGTCTGCAAATGGGTGCCTGCCAATGACTCGCTCTGGCTCCGACCTCCCGGCATCTGGCTTCGGCGAAAATGGCAATGCTTTGGGGGCCGAAGGCGCAACGTGTGTCGTTGTGCTGCCCATGCTCGACGCCTTCGTCATATCTgtgacaacagcagcagacgcaTCCTCAAAGTCACCAaaatcgtcatcgtcgtcagcaGCAGGTGCCGAGGTTGAtggcgctgctggcggtTCGCCAAAGGCCGCGAACAGGTCGGACGACATTTTGACCTTTCGCGTGGTTGTCAGGAGCTGCACATGCGGGCGTGAGTTGCCGTCCAAGTCAACGTGATGTCGAATGGAGCGGCGTGGCTTAACTTAGTGGCGGTTCCTGTGAATGGAGGCTTGAGTAGTTAGGGCTGAGTCAAGCTTTCGGACCGGAACGCGACTCTTCGCGTGATACTGCAGCTGCCCATTACGACACTCGCGTCGCGGCTGCTGTATTTCTTTCTTTACCTCGTTTGCAGCACCCAGCTCCAAACGGTTGGCCAACGGCACGCCGCGGTGGTGCGAACGAGCGAGCGGTAATGAAGTGAGCAGCGGGCGGGCGTTTGGCAGTCTTTCActttgctcttcttgccatcaGCTGCAACCACAATCGGCAgcgctgccattgccgcATCGGCTTTCCTTCTCAGCAACCACGCCAGACACTACAACGCCCTTCCTTCGATTCTCACCTGCGCGCGCGACGCATCTTCGAGCAACCCTTCTTGCAGCTGCCCTCCCTCAACACCACCGCTTGGCAGCCATATCAGCTCATCTGCCCACGAAGGTCCAGGGTCGCTGTACATAGATCGTCTATAGCGTGATCTTCACGACTCTCACGCCGCAGAAGTTTGTCACACACACGTCTCCGCCCGACCTCTGAGGGTCTGGGCGTGTAGTGCATAACATATGGCGGGACCACAACTGGTGCAGAAATTGGAGGAGCTCGCGCAGGATGAGGAATTGCACTGGTTCTGCCCACGAGGCCCGGGTCGAGAGGAAGTCTACTGTTTCGATGAAGACGTCGACGCCGAGGAAGAGTCAAAAGAGGCCAGGCAGGCGCGGCATGAGCTCGTCAGAGAGGCACACGAGCGACGAGACAAGGCACTAGAAGTGTGCATCATCCTGGCCTTTGACGGCTCTGATGCTGTGGCATATCAAGAGAAGCTTAAGGCGAGCTTACAGATACAGCTCACTCGATGTGACATTTGTGTCCGCGAGTACCATCGTGGCCGTCGCTTGCTCCGCAATCAATTGGAAGCTGAGTATCCTCCGGACGATGTGCTGGTCTTCATGCAGACATTCGACTCCATGAACGAGGCCCGAATTACGGCTGGCCTGAATGTCATGACCGAAAGCCTTGCCGTACTGCCTGAAGAGAAGCGCAAGATCAATGCCGCTGGTGACGTGGGGATGTTCGCCCTGTTCGAGTCATTACACTGCATCCCGTTCCTCAGGAGTGAGGACGTACTGCAACGATCTTTCGATCCCGCTTTCACACTCGTACTggggaagaagaaaaagctGTTTCTGCCCAATTTCGCACCTGGAATGGCCGCCTTTCTTTACAATGGGAACCAGGATCGACAAGCCTGGGCGGAGCGCAACATGATTAGGAATGGTGCGAAGCGCAAGATGTTCAGTCAGGAGTTCGACTTCGCTGTCAGGCCATGGCTTGAGCCCGCCATGAACAGAGTGCAGCTCATTGGCATAGAGGCTACGTTTCTGCCCCGATTTTGGAAGGCCACGCGACTGCTACTGGCGCAGATGGATGAGTCGACCATGACTACGAATCTGCGGGCAATGGACATCAACTTGTTTCAATTGGCACTTGACCACTTTCAGCTGGATCACCCGCACTTTGCAGATCTTCTTGCAAGTGTACATACCATGCTAGAAACTTGCGGCTCAAGATTTTGGGATGCTGTTGGAGCAATGACACCGCAGTATGTTGCGGAGCAGATCTTCAAATCACCAAGACTCAAGTCTCTTCTTCAAATCACGAACGAAACGGAACCTCTACGCCTGGAAGAAAAGATGGCGTGGGTGGACGTCTTCATTCGCAGCGTCAAGCCAGCCAACCTCGTCACGCCGCTTCGCACAGTCTTGGACCAGCTCTTGAGGCGGTTGCAGGAAGACCCATATTCCAAGTATGCAAGCAATGTGTCGTGGGAGAAGGGTCTGGAGTGCCTGCTCCTAGCTATTCGACTGATAACGTCATCCGTGGACGGCGGACCCGTATACACACACCTGATCGAGACTGTGTCCAACGATCACCTCAATGCAATCTTGAAAGAGTTGAGCGGGATTGAAAAGAAAGGAGAACTGCAAGTCTCAAAAACCGAGCAATTGGACCTCGAAATCATCTCAAAGGTGCTTGATATGGAGGTGAAGAGCATGAGTCGCGACCGCCGCTACATTCTTCAACACAACGAGATCGATCACATCGTTGGTAGCGAAAGCAGGAACCTTTGGAGGAAAACTACGCAGCATATCAAGGCCGGGAGTGGCGCTCTGCCTGCTGCTATTCTCTCCGGCATCAAGGGTCTAGTGCAATTGGAGCCTTTTCCAACCAAGCGACCCGGAGACCTTTGTGCTGCAAAGACTAAATGGAACGAGACCTTCAACACCACGCGAGACAATGTTGTTGCCCACTTGATAGCTCGCCTTGATCTCTTCAGCGGCGATCAATTGTCCGAACTGTATCTTGACCCTGCGGCCGCTCGAGGTCTTATGGCTCTGCTTTTCAGCGGAGACGATCAAGTGCACCAGGGCTCATTGGCCATCCTCAAAACGCTCACAAGTGAAGACAGCAGATTGGATTGTTTCAAGCATGTCACATCGATATACTTCAACACCACACTGGAGTCTGTATCAGAGTGCTTGCTCTCCATTGCGAAAGCCAAAATCTTTAGCCCGTGTGCGATCTTGATGAGAGTCAGCCGCGATATCTTGGACTGCCTCTGTGATTCACAGGATGGCATCCTTCGGAAGAAAGATTCGACAAccgagcaggagcagaaatCGCTTCGAAAATTCTGGGTGGCGATTTGGGCGGCAATTTCCACCATTTTCGAGAAGACCGAAGCCTGGAGTGCGCTCCAAGAGAAACGCATGATGATGGATTTCTGCCGCGACATAATGGACTTCGCAGAACATGCTTTTGACCAGTATGCAATCTTTGCTGCCAAACTGGACTCTGAACAACGCTCGCAGCTTTTACAGCAGCCTAGGCAGACTTTCCACAACATGATCAAATATCTGCGTCTCAGAGATGACTGGTTGATTGACAAGTCTGTCGCCCTCACCTGCAGTATTCTGCAGCGCTTACGAGATGCCAATATTCAAGCAAGGGAAGAGTCTCTCGAACACCTTGTCGAGATACTGCAGGGCAAAGTCAAGAACAAGCTGTCTACGAAACACAAAGCAGAGCTGCAGCGAGCCTCAGAGCATCATACCGACGAGCCCCTTTTTGGCGAAGAGGACGTCGCAGAAGTCTCTAAGCAGAAGAGACAGAGCTCTTTGCAAGGTTGGGCCAAATCTGGACCCGTTTCTGGATCGTCTACGCCAACTCACCCCGGCAAGCCCACCAAGCATGGCATTGACCTGGAGGCTTGGGCGAGCAGAGCCGCAGCGCAGAAGAGCCAAGCGAAGGAGCACATGAAAAAGCAACCCCTCGGTGTCAAAGAGAAGATGCTAGCCCAGAGTAAAGTCGGAGTCGTTGACCAGGCCAACTTCTTAGCTAAGCGTAAGGCTACCTTGGCTGAGCAACAGAGGCAGAAAGAGCTAGCGCTTGCAAAGGCAAAAGGAAACGGTGCAGGAAGTGGAGTTATTGGACTTGGCAACTATGCTGCTGATCATGACAGCAAAGGACAGACAATCATGGTGGATtcggatgaagaagatagcgacgatgaagatctcGATGACGACCTATTCGGCACTTCTGCCAAACCGAAGAAGCAGGTACGGCCAGCGCTCGACGTTAGCGGCACATCGGGCCTCAAGCCAGAAGTGAAGAGCGGTCCCACCAAGATCGCGCGCACGAACCGATCCCTCAAGGATATGCGCGCACGATTGAAGCCCGATCTTGGTCCACTGCATCGCCTGATGCTAGCGTGGGACTTTTTCCACACTGGTGACTACCCTCCTGGATCGAATGAACATGAATTCTCACATGTCGAGAACTCGTTCCGAGATCCTTCGTCCTACCAACGAACATTCGAGCCCTTGCTGATTTTGGAAGCTTGGCAAGGCATGGTGAAGGCACGGGAGGAACTGAGAGACACCACCAAGCCCTACGAGATCAAGGTTCAGAACCGAAGCAACGTGGATCAGTTCATCGAAGTCAGCAGCGTGATTGGGCACCAGGAGAATAGAGATCTGCAGCTAGGAGAAGGCGACATCATTCTCTTCTCTAAGAGCAAGAAACCGGCggccgatgaggatgagccaCATTGTCTGGCTCGGGTGTATCGTGTCAAGCGTCAGAAGGCTCATCTGGAAATCGTCTACCAGATCATGCCCGGTTCCTCCCTTGCTAGTCAGCTAACAATGCAAGCCATTGTTTACGGCCTCAAGCTGCAGTCAATAACACCGCTCGAGCGCGAATACGGTGCTTTGAAGGGCCTGTTGTACTACGATCTCTGCAACCAGATAATCCGCGCCAAACCTTCGCAAAAGATCAATTTTAGCGAGCGGCAGGTTGGTGCCTTCCAGGATGTCTACGATCTGAACCGTGCACAATCCGAGGCCGTCAATGGCGCGCTCGAAAATGAAGGCTTCTCGCTCATTCAAGGTCCACCGGGCTCTGGCAAGACGAAAACCATC from Cercospora beticola chromosome 1, complete sequence encodes:
- a CDS encoding uncharacterized protein (BUSCO:EOG092608AE), giving the protein MAGPQLVQKLEELAQDEELHWFCPRGPGREEVYCFDEDVDAEEESKEARQARHELVREAHERRDKALEVCIILAFDGSDAVAYQEKLKASLQIQLTRCDICVREYHRGRRLLRNQLEAEYPPDDVLVFMQTFDSMNEARITAGLNVMTESLAVLPEEKRKINAAGDVGMFALFESLHCIPFLRSEDVLQRSFDPAFTLVLGKKKKLFLPNFAPGMAAFLYNGNQDRQAWAERNMIRNGAKRKMFSQEFDFAVRPWLEPAMNRVQLIGIEATFLPRFWKATRLLLAQMDESTMTTNLRAMDINLFQLALDHFQLDHPHFADLLASVHTMLETCGSRFWDAVGAMTPQYVAEQIFKSPRLKSLLQITNETEPLRLEEKMAWVDVFIRSVKPANLVTPLRTVLDQLLRRLQEDPYSKYASNVSWEKGLECLLLAIRLITSSVDGGPVYTHLIETVSNDHLNAILKELSGIEKKGELQVSKTEQLDLEIISKVLDMEVKSMSRDRRYILQHNEIDHIVGSESRNLWRKTTQHIKAGSGALPAAILSGIKGLVQLEPFPTKRPGDLCAAKTKWNETFNTTRDNVVAHLIARLDLFSGDQLSELYLDPAAARGLMALLFSGDDQVHQGSLAILKTLTSEDSRLDCFKHVTSIYFNTTLESVSECLLSIAKAKIFSPCAILMRVSRDILDCLCDSQDGILRKKDSTTEQEQKSLRKFWVAIWAAISTIFEKTEAWSALQEKRMMMDFCRDIMDFAEHAFDQYAIFAAKLDSEQRSQLLQQPRQTFHNMIKYLRLRDDWLIDKSVALTCSILQRLRDANIQAREESLEHLVEILQGKVKNKLSTKHKAELQRASEHHTDEPLFGEEDVAEVSKQKRQSSLQGWAKSGPVSGSSTPTHPGKPTKHGIDLEAWASRAAAQKSQAKEHMKKQPLGVKEKMLAQSKVGVVDQANFLAKRKATLAEQQRQKELALAKAKGNGAGSGVIGLGNYAADHDSKGQTIMVDSDEEDSDDEDLDDDLFGTSAKPKKQVRPALDVSGTSGLKPEVKSGPTKIARTNRSLKDMRARLKPDLGPLHRLMLAWDFFHTGDYPPGSNEHEFSHVENSFRDPSSYQRTFEPLLILEAWQGMVKAREELRDTTKPYEIKVQNRSNVDQFIEVSSVIGHQENRDLQLGEGDIILFSKSKKPAADEDEPHCLARVYRVKRQKAHLEIVYQIMPGSSLASQLTMQAIVYGLKLQSITPLEREYGALKGLLYYDLCNQIIRAKPSQKINFSERQVGAFQDVYDLNRAQSEAVNGALENEGFSLIQGPPGSGKTKTIVAIVGGLLTPALKNAPRGAHKITLPALNGHAGSGTDAPAKKLLVCAPSNAAVDELVLRLMKGVKTKDGEHHDIKVVRIGRSEAISAQVADVTMETLVQQKIGGANGPDDKQRKLNANLFKEHSEVSAQLRDLYQQRDSEEEMRKLEPPQRKELEDTIIHVRKRKAELGQRIDSVKDNEKSAGREQELNRKRAQQAVLDEAHVICATLSGSGHDMFSGLSIEFETVIIDEAAQCVEMSSLIPLKYGCVKCVMVGDPKQLPPTVFSKEAAKFQYEQSLFVRMQNNHPGEVHLLDTQYRMHPDISVFPSKTFYDGLLKDGPSMAGLRKQPWHASSLLAPYRFFDVAGQHASAPRGNSLVNMAEIEIALLLYSRLRTDFPNYDFTGKIGIIVTYKAQLREMKNAFINKFGQDIADFIEFNTTDAFQGRESEIIMFSCVRASPAGTIGFLQDIRRMNVGLTRAKSSLWVLGNANTLSSGRYWKKLVDDARDRNNYTTGDLKKLLGQSSKNFPAGETPVRSTANAHAAATKRPSSVDEIKRKSVDAGREQNSPPVASEQRSSVPDKMDGVRYRFEDRIGKKAADAKPVDEDIEMEDVAPDYEPELEAPAPLNGTSGLQPPSNLNAFPAQDQSSRASSDTPSHRTDPKAKTPASRDATPASEASKSNSGASSAVPRPEQQNKPPPKMVKKRPAAPSMFMPKKKPGQR